The DNA window TCGCCGTTGTTGTTCTCGTCGCAGTCGTGCAAGAACGCCAGGGGATCGAGAATGACCAGCCGGCGCCCCTCAGCGAGGGCCCGCAGCTTGGCGTAGAACGGCCCATGCCCGATAACTCCGCCGGGCTGCCGCTGGATCACTCGCAGGTCATCCTGCTCGTCGGTCCAGCTCTGCACGTCGAGCTCTGCATCGATTTGCGCGAGATCGTCGAGGCTCAGCGCCGCCCGTAACTCGTTCAATCGATACTGGACCACCTTGGGAATGTCTTCGCCCATGACGATGGCAACAGGACCACTGGCCGGGGCCGGCCAGAGCGCATCGCCCATGCCCGTACAAGCGGCCTTGCCCAGTGCGACAGAGATGCCGATATGCAGGGCCAGAAAGCTTTTGCCGACCGCGCCTTGCCCGACGATGAGGCCAACGGTGCCCGCGAGCATGCCGGGGAGCACAAAGTCCAGGTGGGGCGGTACTGCCGCTTCGGCGAATGTGACGCGTTGGGCCATGTCACACCCCCTGCGCGTCAGCGATCGCTGCCGACGCGAGCAACTGGCGAGCGCGTTCGTCGCGCTCGGCCTTGCGGGAGTCGATCCAGGCCCGTATTTCCGACTCCGGCCAGGCCATCTCGAAGCCTTGGCCGCGCTGCCCCAGGTGCAGGGGCATGGGGAATTTGCCCTCGCGTACAAGCTTGTAAATCGTCGTGCGGCTCAGGGCGGTGGCTGCGCATACAGCAGTGAAGCGCATCAGCGGATCGAAACCCTCGGGCAGCTTGGCCCGGCGCGCTGCGCCGCGTGCGGTGCCGGTCGATGCATTCGACGAGGCGGTTTGGGTATGCATTGGCATAAAAATTCCTTTCAGGTAGAAGGCCGCAATCGGCGTGCCTTCCCAGATTCGGGCGCGTGTTGCACGAGGTTGGCGCAACTGGCGTGATGTGTTTGACTGGAACGGGCGCGCGCAGCGATGCGCGAGGCGCAAGCTGCAAGCACTGCCGCGCTCGTGGGGGCTCTATTCGCGCTGCGCGCCGGCAGTCGATGGACTGACGGGCGGACTGGCGGGATCGATGGCACGCATCAGATCCGCCACTCGCCAGCGGGTGAGCCCGCCGATCCGCACGGGTGGGGGCAGCACGCCGGCGCCGACAGCGCGCCAGAACGTGGAACGGCCCATCGACAGCATGCCGGCGCCTTCCACGGCAGTGACCAGAATCTTGTCGGTCATGACGCCTGCTCCTCGCCACAGTCAGCGAACAGAGCAAAAAGCTGGGCGTGGTTGCAAGCCACGGCATTCACCTCGCCGTTAACCGTGTCCGCCAGACTCCCGGCCTGGTAGCTCAGCGTGTTGAGCACACTCGCCAGATCGCCAAGCAGGCCCCAAAGCTCTCCACTGGCCTGCTCTCGCGCAGCAATGACCGCCCGTCGCGCCAGCTTCGCCGTCGCGGACAGACTCTCCGCTTCGCTCTGTACGATCGCATCGATCTCGGTGATCGTCCGCGCCAGGCGGGCGGCGTCATGGCCTTTGGGCTGCCGGGTCTCCAAGGGGCGATCGCGGCGGTCGAGTTCGGCGTTTGCATCGCTGGCCGCCTCGCCTTCGTCGTTGTACCCGCTCCCCCCGCCGATCTCCTCATCGAGTGAGTCGGTCAGGCGCCAGGCCCATTGCCCGGATGGGGCGCGGTACACGCTGGCCGTCAGACCATCGCGCTTGATCGCGAAGCTGTCCGAAAAATCGGGTGAGGGGATGTTGCTGCTGGCCGCCTGGTGGCGGGCCGAAGAAGACCCATTGCGGGCCTCTGCAGGGTGCGTCATGGTGAAACTCCTCTGTGCGGTGTCGAACCGCCGCCCGCTGTCAAACGGGTGGGGCGGAACCTGACGGGTTGACAGACCGGCACAGAGGAACCGGCGAGCCTTGCGGCTCCCCGCCAGGCCCGCCCCATAAGGGAGCTACCTGACGCGCAAAACAAAGGCCGCGATCATCGCATGGACGGCGCGGCCTGCTGCTTGCGCCTCTGTGTTTTCCGGGCTGTCAAACCCGTATCTCTTTCGAGATGGCGCAAGTATTCGGCAATGGGCGCGGGGTGTCAAGCGGTGTTGCGGGCTGATTCGGGTGCGAGGCAGCGTGTAATCGGTCGGGGAGGTGGTCGCGGGAGCGCCCGAGCCGTGACTCTTTGTGTTCAATCCGTCTCGCCTCGGAGCATCAGTGACTCGCCCCGAACGTCACATCTTCGGCCTTTGCCGCCGTTGGGGCAGCTTGTGGCGACGGCCGGTATGCCACAGCCAGCGGTCGCCGATAGCATCGGTTTCAGCACTCGCAGCTCACGCAGTCACCGGATGGCGCACCCCAGCGGTCTCAATGAACCTCTTGAGCAGCGACTCCGGCATAAGGTGGAGGTCCCCGCGGGCTCGCGAACAGGCGACGTACAGCTTGTTTCTCGACAGCGCGGCTAGGCTCGCAAGCCCTCCCTCTTCGTATTTCCTCCAGGCCACCATCGTCATGACAACGCAGACGTCTTGATAGTGATCCTGCCCCTTGGATGCACCCCACGTTTGCGAATGGCACGAGTACTTCTCTTGCTCCTTGAAGAAAAGCTTCACGGTGTCGCTGCTGGCATACAGCTGTGCGGCCGTGTTCGCGTCGCGGACGATGGACACAGACGTGGCGCGATCTATCGCGGGATGAATGTCCACACCAATTTGTGTCCTGATGAACTCACAGACCGTCGAGCTGCAGCGATGACTGTTCAGAAGTGATGTTGTATCGATCGTGAGCCCAGCACCGCGTAGGCTGACTTTGAAGCGCTCGTAGCTGTCGTGGAGTCCCTTGTTAACGGCGCCGTCAACGCTTGTTGAGTAGGTATGCTGGAAGAAATCTCCAACTAGAAGAACTTCCACGTCAGCTGCGACGATCTGCTTTAGCAAATTGAAATCGTGGCCTCCGAAGTCCTGCACCTCGTCGACAAAGACCTTGTCGTAGTACCGCGCGATGCGGCGTTGCAGTACAGTTATACAGCCTTTGACGTCGAGCAGCTTTGCCATGCGAGCGTGATAGACGCGACCTCTTGAGGTCACGTAGCGAGCCGGGTTGGTGAGCTTCAGCCGCGAGGTGTGATCAGCGGGCCGCTCGAAGCAAATGCCTTTCGTCTTCATCTCTTCCAGCAGCAGCGGCCGATAGCAGAACGAGCTCAAGAAAGTGAAATAGGTATTGACCGTGATGTTCTCAGGGATGTAGCCAAATTTCGCAATCACCCGGCGACGGATTTCCACGCAGTTGTTTTCGGTGTACGTAATCAGTAGCACTCGCTTTTGGAGGTCGAGCTCATTGACCAAGCTGGTGGTCTTGCCCGAGCCCGCCACCGCGAAAACTACTCGTTTATCCATTTAATGGCCTCT is part of the Thiomonas sp. X19 genome and encodes:
- a CDS encoding AAA family ATPase, with the translated sequence MAQRVTFAEAAVPPHLDFVLPGMLAGTVGLIVGQGAVGKSFLALHIGISVALGKAACTGMGDALWPAPASGPVAIVMGEDIPKVVQYRLNELRAALSLDDLAQIDAELDVQSWTDEQDDLRVIQRQPGGVIGHGPFYAKLRALAEGRRLVILDPLAFLHDCDENNNGDMTTLMRALGGIARATGCAILVLHHIGKSKDGDDWERSRGASSLTTAVRLQLNLTVMSASEADEYGIADDLERRFYIRLAQVKANNGKPIDSKWLRKQPGGRLMAYALQKPGIADHRAMKERRNGAI
- a CDS encoding AlpA family transcriptional regulator — its product is MPMHTQTASSNASTGTARGAARRAKLPEGFDPLMRFTAVCAATALSRTTIYKLVREGKFPMPLHLGQRGQGFEMAWPESEIRAWIDSRKAERDERARQLLASAAIADAQGV
- a CDS encoding AlpA family transcriptional regulator, with the translated sequence MTDKILVTAVEGAGMLSMGRSTFWRAVGAGVLPPPVRIGGLTRWRVADLMRAIDPASPPVSPSTAGAQRE
- a CDS encoding AAA family ATPase — its product is MDKRVVFAVAGSGKTTSLVNELDLQKRVLLITYTENNCVEIRRRVIAKFGYIPENITVNTYFTFLSSFCYRPLLLEEMKTKGICFERPADHTSRLKLTNPARYVTSRGRVYHARMAKLLDVKGCITVLQRRIARYYDKVFVDEVQDFGGHDFNLLKQIVAADVEVLLVGDFFQHTYSTSVDGAVNKGLHDSYERFKVSLRGAGLTIDTTSLLNSHRCSSTVCEFIRTQIGVDIHPAIDRATSVSIVRDANTAAQLYASSDTVKLFFKEQEKYSCHSQTWGASKGQDHYQDVCVVMTMVAWRKYEEGGLASLAALSRNKLYVACSRARGDLHLMPESLLKRFIETAGVRHPVTA